The following proteins come from a genomic window of Malus sylvestris chromosome 4, drMalSylv7.2, whole genome shotgun sequence:
- the LOC126617793 gene encoding adenosine kinase 2-like isoform X2 has product MGSIGKDKYGEEMKKNSKLAGVNVHYYEDETAPTGTCAVCVVGSHWSLVANLSAANCYKIEHLKKPENWALVEKAKYIYIAGFFLTVSPDSIQLVAEHAAANNKVFSMNLSAPFICEFFKDAQEKALPYVDYVFGNETEARTFSKVHGWETDDVEQIALKISQWPKASGTHKRIAVITQGADPVVVAEDGKVKAFPVEKLPKEKLVDTNGAGDAFVGGFLSHLVQEKAIEDCVKAGNYAANVVIQRSGCTYPEKPDFN; this is encoded by the exons tcacTATTATGAGGATGAGACTGCCCCAACAGGAACTTGTGCTGTCTGTGTTGTTGGTAGTCACTG GTCACTTGTTGCCAATTTGTCAGCTGCCAACTGCTACAAAATTGAGCATTTAAAAAAACCTGAAAATTGGGCACTCG TTGAGAAGGCCAAGTACATCTACATTGCTGGGTTTTTTCTAACTGTATCCCCAGACTCCATCCAGCTTGTTGCTGAACATGCTGCTGCAAATAACAag GTTTTCTCAATGAACCTTTCTGCTCCATTCATCTGCGAGTTTTTCAAGGATGCTCAGGAGAAAGCCTTGCC GTATGTGGACTATGTTTTTGGAAACGAGACGGAAGCAAGAACCTTTTCAAAAGTTCATGGCTGGGAG ACCGATGATGTCGAGCAAATAGCTCTAAAGATCTCCCAATGGCCCAAGGCATCAGGGACACACAAGAGGATTGCTGTTATCACTCAGGGTGCAGATCCCGTAGTTGTTGCTGAGGATGGGAAAGTGAAAGCTTTCCCAGTGGAGAAGTTGCCCAAAGAGAAATTGGTAGACACCAATGGAGCAG GGGATGCTTTCGTTGGAGGTTTTCTGTCTCACTTAGTTCAAGAGAAAGCCATCGAAGACTGTGTCAAAGCTGGCAACTATGCTGCAAATGTTGTTATCCAGAGGTCTGGCTGCACCTACCCAGAGAAGCCCGATTTCAATTAA
- the LOC126617793 gene encoding adenosine kinase 2-like isoform X3: MSLVANLSAANCYKIEHLKKPENWALVEKAKYIYIAGFFLTVSPDSIQLVAEHAAANNKVFSMNLSAPFICEFFKDAQEKALPYVDYVFGNETEARTFSKVHGWETDDVEQIALKISQWPKASGTHKRIAVITQGADPVVVAEDGKVKAFPVEKLPKEKLVDTNGAGDAFVGGFLSHLVQEKAIEDCVKAGNYAANVVIQRSGCTYPEKPDFN; this comes from the exons GTCACTTGTTGCCAATTTGTCAGCTGCCAACTGCTACAAAATTGAGCATTTAAAAAAACCTGAAAATTGGGCACTCG TTGAGAAGGCCAAGTACATCTACATTGCTGGGTTTTTTCTAACTGTATCCCCAGACTCCATCCAGCTTGTTGCTGAACATGCTGCTGCAAATAACAag GTTTTCTCAATGAACCTTTCTGCTCCATTCATCTGCGAGTTTTTCAAGGATGCTCAGGAGAAAGCCTTGCC GTATGTGGACTATGTTTTTGGAAACGAGACGGAAGCAAGAACCTTTTCAAAAGTTCATGGCTGGGAG ACCGATGATGTCGAGCAAATAGCTCTAAAGATCTCCCAATGGCCCAAGGCATCAGGGACACACAAGAGGATTGCTGTTATCACTCAGGGTGCAGATCCCGTAGTTGTTGCTGAGGATGGGAAAGTGAAAGCTTTCCCAGTGGAGAAGTTGCCCAAAGAGAAATTGGTAGACACCAATGGAGCAG GGGATGCTTTCGTTGGAGGTTTTCTGTCTCACTTAGTTCAAGAGAAAGCCATCGAAGACTGTGTCAAAGCTGGCAACTATGCTGCAAATGTTGTTATCCAGAGGTCTGGCTGCACCTACCCAGAGAAGCCCGATTTCAATTAA
- the LOC126619418 gene encoding uncharacterized protein LOC126619418 — MSDQHLRLNHLRSTSQLLRQATTSFAANLFTFVFLSLLIFSFRTVVENGTHLLTSFVDRDPSLKSLLSRLDLAGAGNTNHRSPRSPAESPSPITLRRRHRPLLHLTRVGTLDDDFFSGDDDDARSLFGPNRIAPILIFSSSSHSTSKLGFNGTYGTRVSEIVRSSLTFKAEKFTISNDRSRGRDGDGESNEGEEKGGDEEMDDRAVDLQFLINGLELGRRDVATLFFLVSFLSAAYGWVILGFLVTYSWVLGIVFTTVVNDLIGRFTSFFGLVWDGSRLGIKRLSGFILMRWAVRDALTQLLGLWYFGEIEDQYSFFKLFIRLKLMPFSVMPPWIRGYEKELTGFLFVWYLLDTLVAFVFAVDAWVAIVDSRKSGREIVKEGCYLMLSMLSQAIQIKCLESVLCGGSVRWVLTRICGRSFAKLFQSTVEVYFMVSWLIFYFAARARCRDASSQGGRIGALD; from the coding sequence ATGAGCGATCAGCATCTACGGCTGAACCACCTCCGCAGCACCTCCCAGCTCCTCCGACAAGCCACGACGTCGTTCGCTGCCAACCTCTTCACCTTCGTCTTCCTCTCCCTCCTCATCTTCTCCTTCCGCACGGTCGTCGAAAATGGGACCCACCTCCTCACCTCCTTCGTCGACCGCGACCCTTCTCTCAAATCCCTCCTCTCCCGCCTCGACCTCGCTGGCGCCGGCAATACCAACCACCGCTCTCCCAGATCTCCAGCCGAGTCCCCTTCTCCAATCACTCTCCGCCGCCGACACCGCCCATTGCTTCACCTCACCCGCGTCGGAACCTTAGACGATGATTTCTTCTCCGGCGATGACGACGACGCTCGCTCCCTCTTCGGCCCCAATCGGATCGCCCCAATCCtcattttctcctcctcctctcacTCCACCTCCAAATTAGGGTTTAATGGAACTTACGGGACTAGGGTTTCTGAAATTGTGCGCTCCAGCCTCACGTTCAAGGCCGAGAAATTCACCATTTCCAATGACAGATCTAGAGGTAGGGATGGCGACGGAGAAAGCAATGAAGGGGAGGAGAAAGGCGGCGATGAAGAAATGGACGATCGGGCCGTCGATTTGCAATTCTTGATCAACGGATTGGAGCTGGGTCGCCGGGACGTGGCGACGTTGTTCTTCCTTGTGAGTTTCTTATCTGCAGCTTACGGTTGGGTAATTCTAGGGTTTCTTGTAACGTATTCATGGGTTCTTGGCATTGTTTTTACAACAGTTGTGAATGATCTGATCGGGCGGTTTACTTCGTTTTTTGGTCTGGTTTGGGATGGGTCCAGATTGGGAATCAAGAGGCTCTCTGGGTTCATTCTCATGAGGTGGGCGGTGAGAGATGCTCTCACTCAGCTTCTGGGATTGTGGTATTTCGGCGAAATTGAGGACCAGTACTCTTTTTTCAAGCTGTttattaggttaaagttgatgcCTTTTTCGGTTATGCCTCCCTGGATTCGAGGTTATGAGAAGGAGCTTACTGGGTTTTTGTTTGTGTGGTACTTGTTGGACACATTGGTGGCATTCGTATTTGCTGTCGATGCTTGGGTAGCTATAGTGGATTCGAGGAAGAGTGGGAGAGAAATTGTCAAGGAGGgctgttatttaatgttgtcaATGTTGAGCCAAGCTATCCAAATCAAGTGTTTGGAATCGGTACTTTGTGGGGGATCTGTAAGATGGGTTTTAACTCGAATTTGTGGAAGATCGTTTGCCAAGCTCTTTCAGTCGACTGTTGAAGTTTATTTTATGGTATCCTGGCTCATATTTTACTTTGCAGCTAGGGCGAGGTGTCGAGATGCTAGTTCTCAGGGGGGGAGGATTGGAGCACTAGATTGA